In Citrus sinensis cultivar Valencia sweet orange chromosome 2, DVS_A1.0, whole genome shotgun sequence, a single genomic region encodes these proteins:
- the LOC102630906 gene encoding thioredoxin-like 3-3, which produces MEGNFDGEKPKKDLEGMMDLNNHHGHLKTASSDQNHKDILLQIKSSKIPAVINYGASWCGVCNQILPAFCKLSNNFPKLSFIYADIDECPETTQHIRYTPTFHFYRDGERVDEMFGAGEERLHDRLWLHS; this is translated from the exons ATGGAGGGCAATTTCGATGGTGAGAAACCAAAGAAAGACTTAGAGGGCATGATGGATCTTAATAATCATCATGGCCACTTGAAAACTGCGTCCAGTGATCAAAATCACAAGGATattcttcttcaaattaaGTCCTCTAAAATCCCT GCGGTTATCAATTACGGGGCATCATG GTGTGGAGTGTGCAACCAGATTCTCCCCGCATTCTGTAAGCTGAGCAACAATTTTCCCAagctttctttcatttatgcAGATATTGACGAATGCCCGGAAACAACTCAGCATATTCGTTACACGCCtacatttcatttttatcgTGATGGTGAGAGAGTAGATGAGATGTTTGGTGCTGGAGAAGAACGCCTGCATGATCGATTGTGGTTACATTCATGA